One part of the Sciurus carolinensis chromosome 4, mSciCar1.2, whole genome shotgun sequence genome encodes these proteins:
- the Nkx2-6 gene encoding homeobox protein Nkx-2.6 yields the protein MLLGRVTSTPFFVNDILRLEREQSDPEALPQWGMPRSPENSHYLGMDSEPRGSEVNHAGNGGGCDKERGGSEPSGGPCEAVVEKDTERGGEPQPGLGAASSLRGGKRMLERGVGTCGGSTQQPKARQRRKPRVLFSQAQVLALERRFKQQRYLSAPERDHLASALQLTSTQVKIWFQNRRYKCKRQRQDRSLELAGHPLAPRRVAVPVLVRDGKPCLGPGQPPFSSPYAAATAPYSCYGGYASAPYSAGYGVGYASAGPAAPTPLANSGFSPGGPSATPQGHLPSAMQGVRAW from the exons ATGCTGCTGGGCCGGGTCACCTCCACCCCCTTCTTCGTCAATGACATCCTGCGGCTGGAGCGTGAGCAGAGTGATCCCGAGGCTTTGCCACAATGGGGGATGCCGAGGAGCCCAGAAAACTCTCACTACCTGGGGATGGACTCGGAACCGCGAGGGTCAGAGGTTAACCACGCTGGTAATGGGGGTGGCTGCGATAAAGAGCGAGGAGGATCGGAACCTTCTGGGGGACCGTGTGAGGCAGTCGTGGAGAAGGACACGGAACGAGGCGGGGAGCCAC AGCCGGGCCTGGGCGCAGCCTCATCCCTCCGAGGCGGGAAAAGAATGCTGGAGCGCGGCGTCGGGACCTGCGGTGGCAGCACGCAACAGCCCAAGGCGCGACAGCGGCGGAAGCCGCGTGTCCTGTTTTCACAGGCACAGGTGCTGGCCCTGGAGCGGCGCTTCAAGCAGCAGCGGTACCTGTCGGCGCCCGAACGCGATCACCTCGCCAGCGCGCTGCAGCTCACGTCCACGCAGGTCAAGATCTGGTTCCAGAACCGGCGCTACAAGTGCAAGAGGCAGCGCCAGGACAGGTCACTGGAGCTGGCTGGCCACCCACTAGCGCCCCGCAGAGTGGCAGTACCGGTGCTGGTGCGCGATGGCAAGCCCTGCCTGGGCCCGGGCCAGCCGCCCTTCTCCAGCCCCTACGCGGCGGCCACGGCACCCTACTCCTGCTACGGCGGCTACGCTAGCGCCCCCTACAGCGCAGGCTATGGCGTCGGCTACGCCAGCGCAGGACCCGCGGCGCCCACGCCACTGGCCAACTCGGGTTTCAGCCCGGGCGGCCCGAGCGCCACACCTCAGGGCCATCTGCCCTCCGCGATGCAGGGCGTCAGGGCCTGGTGA